A part of Acidobacteriota bacterium genomic DNA contains:
- the asnS gene encoding asparagine--tRNA ligase encodes MTDGLERTLVKHALATAPGGEVSVSGWVRTRRDSARVSFAEINDGSCQRNLQAVLEEGVIDAETVARMTTGAAVTVRGTLVPSPASGQAVELKAASVEIVGPADPAAFPLSKKRHSLEYLREIAHLRPRSNTFGAVFRVRNALAYAVHRFFQERGFLWVHTPVITASDCEGAGCMFGVTTLDLQNLPRTETGAVDFRKDFFGKPAYLTVSGQLEAEIFALALSNVYTFGPTFRAENSNTPRHLAEFWMIEPEAAFCDLEGDARLAEDFLRYLTSYVLENCAEDLAFFDQWVEKGLVEALRKVADTPFERVTYTEAVRILETSGQTFEFPPRWGMDIQTEHERYLAETHFKKPVIVTDYPKEIKAFYMRCNEDGKTVRAMDILVPRIGEIIGGSQREERHDVLLERIRESGLDERNYWWYLELRKFGGTPHAGFGLGFERAMMFVTGMKNIRDVIPFPRTPQNAEF; translated from the coding sequence ATGACGGACGGACTCGAGCGGACCCTGGTGAAGCACGCCCTGGCGACGGCGCCCGGCGGCGAGGTGAGCGTGTCGGGCTGGGTGCGGACCCGCCGCGACTCGGCGCGCGTCTCCTTCGCCGAGATCAACGACGGCTCCTGCCAGCGCAACCTGCAGGCCGTGCTCGAGGAAGGGGTCATCGACGCCGAGACGGTCGCCCGCATGACCACCGGCGCGGCGGTGACGGTGCGCGGGACGCTGGTCCCCTCCCCCGCCTCCGGCCAGGCCGTGGAACTCAAGGCCGCGTCCGTGGAGATCGTCGGCCCCGCCGACCCGGCCGCCTTCCCGCTGTCCAAGAAACGGCACTCCCTGGAGTACCTGCGGGAGATCGCCCACCTGCGCCCCCGGTCCAACACCTTCGGCGCCGTGTTCCGCGTCCGCAACGCCCTGGCCTACGCCGTCCACCGCTTTTTCCAGGAGCGGGGCTTCCTCTGGGTGCATACGCCCGTCATTACGGCCTCGGACTGCGAGGGCGCCGGCTGCATGTTCGGCGTGACCACCCTGGACCTCCAGAACCTGCCCCGCACCGAGACCGGGGCCGTGGACTTCCGGAAGGACTTCTTCGGCAAGCCGGCGTACCTGACCGTCAGCGGCCAGCTGGAGGCGGAGATCTTCGCCCTGGCCCTTTCCAACGTCTACACCTTCGGCCCCACCTTCCGCGCCGAGAACTCCAACACGCCCCGGCACCTGGCCGAGTTCTGGATGATCGAGCCCGAGGCGGCCTTCTGCGACCTGGAGGGCGACGCGAGACTGGCCGAGGACTTCCTCCGCTACCTCACGTCCTACGTGCTGGAGAACTGCGCCGAGGACCTGGCCTTCTTCGACCAGTGGGTGGAGAAGGGCCTGGTGGAGGCCCTGCGGAAGGTAGCCGACACGCCCTTCGAGCGGGTCACCTACACCGAGGCGGTGAGGATCCTGGAAACCTCGGGCCAGACCTTCGAGTTCCCGCCCCGCTGGGGGATGGACATCCAGACCGAGCACGAGCGCTACCTGGCCGAGACCCACTTCAAGAAGCCGGTGATCGTCACGGACTACCCCAAGGAGATCAAGGCGTTCTACATGCGCTGCAACGAGGACGGGAAGACCGTCCGGGCCATGGACATCCTGGTGCCCCGCATCGGCGAGATTATCGGCGGCTCCCAGCGCGAGGAGCGCCACGACGTGCTGCTGGAGCGCATCCGGGAGTCGGGGCTCGACGAGCGCAACTACTGGTGGTACCTGGAGCTGCGCAAGTTCGGCGGGACGCCCCACGCCGGCTTCGGCCTCGGCTTCGAGCGCGCCATGATGTTCGTGACGGGGATGAAGAACATCCGCGACGTGATCCCGTTCCCGAGGACCCCCCAGAACGCGGAGTTCTAG
- a CDS encoding PqqD family protein: MTPRIDRKANFLDFVPVPQVSTETAEDGMTVLLVPKFRRWPFRSLLTHMKHPNFKIRLDDVGTFIWSRCDGKATVGAIAADARERFTDKVEPAEERTAVFVRRLLDARAVRLETR, translated from the coding sequence TTGACACCCCGCATCGACCGCAAGGCCAACTTCCTCGACTTCGTCCCCGTGCCGCAGGTCTCCACCGAGACCGCCGAGGACGGGATGACGGTCCTGCTGGTGCCCAAGTTCCGCCGCTGGCCCTTCCGGAGCCTGCTCACCCACATGAAGCACCCGAACTTCAAGATCCGCCTGGATGACGTGGGGACTTTCATCTGGTCCCGCTGCGACGGGAAAGCCACCGTGGGCGCCATCGCCGCCGACGCCCGGGAGCGCTTCACGGACAAGGTGGAACCCGCCGAGGAGCGCACCGCCGTCTTCGTCCGCCGCCTCCTCGACGCCCGCGCGGTGAGGCTGGAGACAAGGTAG
- a CDS encoding AbrB/MazE/SpoVT family DNA-binding domain-containing protein, whose product MIQTKIGRRGQLTIPKEIRLRVHLDEGDAVAFIVEGDQLRLHPIRKTLLDLRGSITVSGEQDFDAIQAEATRSRAEKRGRDAR is encoded by the coding sequence ATGATCCAGACAAAAATCGGCCGCAGGGGCCAGCTCACGATCCCGAAAGAAATCCGTTTGCGCGTGCACCTGGACGAGGGAGATGCTGTCGCGTTCATCGTGGAGGGCGATCAACTGCGGTTGCACCCGATTCGAAAAACGCTGCTGGACCTTCGTGGAAGCATCACGGTTTCCGGCGAGCAGGATTTCGACGCCATCCAGGCGGAAGCGACCCGATCGCGTGCCGAAAAGAGAGGTCGTGATGCACGGTGA
- a CDS encoding DUF169 domain-containing protein: MDPQLKARFTERWERYFPGAELPLAYAYAEDPGDAEPSPVSDEFRCMVAALNPVRAGHSRCFDLDRIACPGGRRYTGFSQSLMPGIEHFLSCGIPGRLEGERYKKSPELAAEFLKTGPALQAPARWLVFKRWDHLGECDAPAAVLFFAPPDVLAGLFTLANYDEPGLDAVRAPFCAGCGSLVLYPWLENLSEHPRCILGMFDPSARPCMPAGVLSFAAPWRKFVRMVENMEESFLVTPTWEVIRKRVRKEGKAVLPESGESR, from the coding sequence ATGGATCCTCAACTGAAAGCGCGCTTCACCGAGCGGTGGGAACGCTACTTCCCCGGTGCGGAACTGCCGCTGGCTTACGCGTACGCCGAGGACCCGGGGGACGCCGAGCCGTCGCCGGTCTCCGACGAGTTCCGCTGCATGGTGGCGGCGCTCAACCCGGTGCGGGCCGGTCACTCCCGCTGTTTCGACCTGGACCGCATCGCCTGCCCGGGCGGCAGACGCTACACGGGCTTTTCCCAGTCCCTCATGCCGGGGATCGAGCACTTCCTGTCCTGCGGGATCCCGGGCCGGCTCGAGGGTGAGCGCTACAAGAAGTCCCCGGAACTGGCGGCGGAATTCCTCAAAACGGGCCCGGCCCTTCAGGCGCCGGCCCGCTGGCTGGTCTTCAAGCGCTGGGACCACCTGGGGGAATGCGACGCGCCGGCGGCGGTCCTCTTCTTCGCCCCCCCGGATGTCCTCGCGGGGCTCTTCACCCTGGCCAACTACGACGAGCCGGGGCTCGACGCCGTCCGCGCGCCCTTCTGCGCCGGGTGCGGCAGCCTGGTCCTCTACCCGTGGCTGGAGAACCTCTCGGAACACCCCCGGTGCATCCTGGGGATGTTCGACCCCTCCGCCCGGCCGTGCATGCCGGCGGGCGTCCTGAGTTTCGCGGCGCCCTGGCGGAAGTTCGTGCGAATGGTCGAGAACATGGAGGAGAGCTTCCTGGTCACGCCCACGTGGGAGGTGATCCGGAAGCGAGTCCGGAAAGAGGGAAAGGCGGTCCTGCCGGAGAGCGGGGAATCACGCTGA
- the hydG gene encoding [FeFe] hydrogenase H-cluster radical SAM maturase HydG produces the protein MFFIDEEKINEVLTAPAVETERVRDIIALAREAGGLSLEQAAALLRCTDPERMAEMFTAAREIKERIYGKRLVVFAPLYLSNRCVNNCLYCGFRRDNTALVRHTLTREEAAEEALMLVRQGQKRLLLVCGEYGGPEAVEAVCEIIGDLYAVREGNGEIRRINVNMAPLDAEGFRRLREARIGTFQAFQETYHLETYRRMHPSGPKADYGWRLHTMDRAFEGGIDDVGMGVLFGLYDPRFEVLALLQHVAHLEETFGVGCHTISVPRLEPALNAPAANHPPFAVVDSEFKKIVAVLRLAVPWTGIILSTRESAALRREVIALGVSQISAGSRTFPGAYRGAESGRPAEEQFHIGDCRPLDHVIRDIAADGYLPSFCTACYRLGRTGEHFMEFAKPGEIHRFCDPNAILTTVEYLLDYASNETARVVWPLIERKTDELPEVMRTRVREHMARIRGGERDLYL, from the coding sequence GTGTTTTTCATCGACGAGGAGAAGATCAACGAGGTCCTGACCGCCCCCGCGGTGGAAACGGAACGGGTCCGGGACATCATCGCCCTGGCCCGGGAGGCCGGCGGGCTCTCGCTGGAACAGGCGGCCGCCTTGCTCCGCTGCACCGACCCGGAACGGATGGCGGAGATGTTCACCGCGGCGCGGGAGATCAAGGAGCGGATCTACGGCAAGCGCCTCGTGGTCTTCGCGCCCCTCTACCTCAGCAACCGCTGCGTCAACAACTGCCTCTACTGCGGGTTCCGGCGTGACAACACCGCGCTGGTCCGCCACACCCTCACCCGGGAGGAGGCCGCGGAGGAGGCGCTGATGCTGGTCCGCCAGGGGCAGAAGCGCCTCCTCCTCGTCTGCGGCGAGTACGGCGGCCCGGAGGCGGTGGAGGCGGTCTGCGAGATCATCGGGGACCTCTACGCCGTCCGGGAGGGCAACGGCGAGATCCGCCGCATCAACGTGAACATGGCCCCCCTGGACGCGGAGGGTTTCCGCCGCCTGCGCGAGGCTCGCATCGGGACCTTCCAGGCCTTCCAGGAGACCTACCACCTGGAGACCTACCGCCGGATGCACCCGTCCGGCCCCAAGGCGGACTACGGCTGGCGACTCCACACCATGGACCGCGCCTTCGAGGGCGGCATCGACGACGTGGGGATGGGGGTCCTCTTCGGCCTCTACGACCCGCGCTTCGAGGTGCTGGCCCTGCTGCAGCACGTGGCGCACCTGGAGGAGACCTTCGGGGTGGGGTGCCACACCATCTCGGTGCCGCGGCTGGAGCCCGCCCTCAACGCGCCCGCCGCCAACCACCCGCCCTTCGCCGTGGTGGACAGCGAGTTCAAGAAGATCGTGGCGGTCCTTCGCCTGGCGGTGCCCTGGACGGGCATCATCCTCTCCACCCGCGAGTCGGCGGCGCTCCGCCGGGAAGTGATCGCCCTGGGCGTCTCCCAGATCAGCGCCGGGTCCCGGACCTTCCCGGGCGCCTACCGGGGCGCCGAGTCCGGGCGGCCCGCGGAGGAGCAGTTCCACATCGGCGACTGCCGCCCGCTGGACCACGTCATCCGCGACATCGCCGCCGACGGCTACCTGCCCAGCTTCTGCACCGCCTGCTACCGCCTGGGGCGCACCGGCGAGCATTTCATGGAATTCGCCAAGCCGGGCGAGATCCACCGCTTCTGCGACCCCAACGCCATCCTGACCACCGTGGAGTACCTCCTGGACTACGCCTCCAACGAGACGGCCCGGGTGGTCTGGCCCCTGATCGAACGGAAGACCGACGAGCTGCCCGAAGTCATGCGCACCCGGGTCCGCGAGCACATGGCGCGCATCCGCGGCGGGGAGCGGGACCTGTACCTGTGA
- a CDS encoding PIN domain-containing protein translates to MHGEKVFADTNLFLRFLTNDVPEKAEAVESLFRNAGRGHPELVTTPLVIVEIVRALESHYHCTRPDIAGKVLAILNTPGLEVENSDLLIRAAVWYSEKNIDFIDAYNAAWMIKNGIAEVRTFDLRHFKRIEGIDPKEP, encoded by the coding sequence ATGCACGGTGAGAAGGTTTTTGCCGACACGAACCTTTTCCTTCGGTTCCTGACAAACGATGTCCCGGAGAAGGCCGAAGCGGTGGAGTCATTGTTCCGGAATGCCGGGAGAGGGCATCCGGAGTTGGTCACCACCCCCTTGGTCATCGTGGAAATTGTCCGGGCTCTGGAGAGCCACTACCATTGTACGAGGCCCGACATCGCCGGAAAAGTCCTCGCCATCCTGAACACGCCGGGGCTGGAGGTGGAGAATTCGGATCTCCTGATCCGGGCGGCGGTCTGGTATTCTGAGAAGAACATCGATTTCATAGATGCTTACAACGCTGCCTGGATGATAAAAAACGGGATTGCCGAGGTGCGAACCTTTGACCTCCGGCATTTCAAGCGGATCGAAGGCATCGACCCGAAGGAGCCCTGA
- a CDS encoding radical SAM protein has protein sequence MKVLLIKPCSDFPTRIPPLGLGYLAAALRAAGHEPRVLDGPRQGLDRKAVAEILATWKPDVAGFQTFTADLPVIRDLCADARRALPGVVLVLGGPHPSCLPEHCFRYIPEIDYVFLGEAERSLVRLADGLAAGDLDPAAVPGLAWREGGAVRTNPPAWEKDLDALGLPAWDLIPPDRKNLSPHGAFVRRLPVAPLVTTRGCPFPCTFCAARKISGKPVRKRSVEGILGEIRHLKEAYGVREIHVEDDNFTFHRDFAEAFCQGLLDARLDVAWCCPNGIRLDTLDEDLVRLMRRSGCYSVAVGIESGADRVLRLIRKQLDTREIRERLQLLHRAGIKTTGFFIIGLPGETEAEIRETVRFARSLPLNRAQFSTYLPLPGTDDFDAWIAGRDLDTVDWTQFYTTEVVYAPEGITLARMRKLQSKAFLSFYLRPRILWGILREVRSPRHFRHLLGRAAAVFRKG, from the coding sequence GTGAAGGTCCTGCTGATCAAGCCGTGCTCCGATTTCCCCACCCGGATCCCCCCGCTGGGGCTGGGTTACCTGGCCGCCGCCCTGCGCGCCGCGGGCCACGAGCCCCGGGTGCTGGACGGCCCGCGTCAGGGGTTGGACCGGAAGGCCGTGGCGGAAATTCTGGCGACCTGGAAGCCGGATGTCGCGGGTTTCCAGACCTTCACCGCGGACCTGCCGGTGATCCGCGACCTGTGCGCGGACGCCCGCCGGGCCCTCCCCGGCGTCGTCCTCGTCCTGGGCGGGCCCCACCCCAGCTGCCTGCCGGAGCACTGCTTCCGCTACATCCCCGAAATCGACTATGTCTTCCTGGGCGAGGCGGAGCGCAGCCTCGTCCGGCTGGCCGACGGCCTCGCAGCGGGCGATCTCGACCCGGCGGCCGTCCCGGGCCTGGCCTGGCGGGAGGGCGGCGCCGTCCGGACGAACCCGCCCGCCTGGGAGAAGGACCTGGACGCCCTGGGCCTCCCCGCCTGGGACCTCATCCCGCCGGACCGAAAGAACCTCTCGCCCCACGGCGCCTTCGTCCGCCGCCTCCCGGTGGCCCCCCTCGTCACCACCCGCGGGTGCCCTTTCCCCTGCACCTTCTGCGCGGCGCGGAAGATCAGCGGCAAGCCCGTGCGGAAGCGGTCGGTGGAGGGCATCCTCGGGGAGATCCGCCACCTGAAGGAAGCGTACGGGGTGCGGGAGATCCACGTGGAGGACGACAACTTCACCTTCCACCGGGACTTCGCCGAGGCTTTCTGCCAGGGGCTGCTGGACGCGCGCCTGGACGTCGCCTGGTGCTGCCCCAACGGCATCCGCCTGGACACCCTGGACGAGGACCTGGTTCGGCTCATGCGGCGCTCGGGCTGCTACTCCGTGGCCGTGGGGATCGAGTCGGGCGCCGACCGGGTGCTTCGCCTCATCCGCAAGCAGCTGGACACCCGGGAGATCCGGGAGCGGCTGCAGCTGCTGCACCGCGCCGGGATCAAGACCACCGGTTTCTTCATCATCGGGCTCCCCGGCGAAACCGAGGCCGAGATCCGGGAAACGGTCCGCTTCGCCCGCTCCCTCCCCCTGAACCGGGCCCAGTTCAGCACTTACCTCCCGCTCCCCGGCACGGACGACTTCGACGCCTGGATCGCCGGCCGGGACCTCGACACCGTGGACTGGACGCAGTTCTACACCACCGAGGTGGTCTACGCCCCCGAGGGGATCACCCTGGCGCGCATGCGAAAGCTCCAGTCGAAGGCCTTTCTTTCCTTCTACCTGCGGCCGCGGATCCTGTGGGGGATCCTCCGGGAGGTCCGCAGCCCCCGCCACTTCCGCCACCTCCTCGGCCGCGCCGCCGCCGTCTTCCGCAAGGGGTGA
- the rlmKL gene encoding bifunctional 23S rRNA (guanine(2069)-N(7))-methyltransferase RlmK/23S rRNA (guanine(2445)-N(2))-methyltransferase RlmL, translated as MDTTHTFFATCPKGLEPLLAAELTALGAGGVRETLAGARFEGALESAYRACLWSRTASRVILTLASFPVADAAELYDGVRGIPWREHLPPQGTLRVDFGGTSENISNSLFGAQKVKDAVVDRIRDETGIRPSVDLDRPSVRVNVRLHQGEVTVGIDLSGDSLHRRGYRGEGGEAPLKENLAAAVLIRAGWTEIAARGGSLVDPLCGSGTFLAEAALMATDTAPGLIRRHFGFDKWRPNPALLWRNLLAEARERREKGMARGLPDLRGYDADPRMVSAARENLRRAGFDKVSVSVRELSRLSRPVHAGAVPGLLVTNPPYGERLGDAEALAHLYRHFGDKLKEHFTGWKAALLTGNPDLGKTMGLRAKKVYALFNGPIPCKLLLFDVEPEWFVAGPPAEIAPAPEEATPAPDGSDKSDKSDKSDKSDKSDRSDKSDIPEAPGGPAEPSGHDPSVSARPPQAAPSPAGPGAEMFANRLVKNLKKIGKWAHRHGVTCYRLYDADMKEYAFALDRYGDYLHVQEYAPPATVDPEAARRRLDEALWEMVRVLGVPPERIYVKERRRQKPFDQYPKQASEGRLLEVAEGGSRFLVNLSDYVDTGLFLDHRPLRLRIREMARGKRFLNLFCYTATATVHAAAGGARNTTSIDLSATYLGWARKNLALNGFSEALHRLVRSECGEFLSRCTQSFDLILMDVPTFSNSKRMAGTLDIQRDHAGLVRKAARLLAPGGTLFFSTHNRRFRLDAEALADLAPRDITRETLPEDFARDPQVHQCWEILRPEPTVGRR; from the coding sequence ATGGACACCACGCACACCTTCTTCGCCACCTGCCCGAAAGGGCTCGAGCCGCTCCTGGCCGCAGAGTTGACCGCGCTCGGCGCCGGGGGCGTCCGCGAGACCCTGGCGGGCGCCCGCTTCGAAGGGGCGTTGGAGAGCGCCTACCGGGCCTGCCTCTGGTCCCGCACCGCCTCGCGGGTCATCCTGACCCTGGCGAGCTTCCCTGTTGCCGACGCCGCCGAGCTCTACGACGGCGTCCGGGGCATCCCCTGGCGGGAGCACCTCCCGCCGCAGGGCACCCTGCGGGTGGATTTCGGGGGCACGTCCGAGAACATCTCCAACAGCCTCTTCGGCGCCCAGAAAGTGAAGGACGCCGTGGTGGACCGCATCCGCGACGAGACGGGCATCCGGCCCTCGGTGGACCTGGATCGCCCCTCGGTTCGCGTCAACGTCCGGCTCCACCAGGGCGAGGTGACGGTGGGCATCGACCTCTCCGGCGACAGCCTCCACCGCCGCGGTTACCGCGGGGAGGGGGGAGAGGCGCCGCTGAAGGAGAACCTGGCGGCGGCGGTCCTGATCCGGGCGGGCTGGACGGAGATCGCTGCCCGGGGCGGCTCCCTGGTGGACCCTCTCTGCGGTTCGGGGACCTTCCTGGCGGAGGCGGCCCTGATGGCTACGGACACCGCTCCCGGGCTGATCCGCCGCCACTTCGGCTTCGACAAGTGGCGTCCCAACCCGGCCCTGCTGTGGCGGAACCTCCTGGCCGAGGCCCGTGAACGGCGGGAGAAGGGGATGGCCCGCGGGCTCCCCGACCTGCGCGGCTACGACGCCGATCCGCGGATGGTCAGCGCCGCGAGGGAGAACCTCCGGCGCGCCGGGTTCGACAAGGTGTCCGTTTCCGTCCGGGAACTGTCGAGGCTGTCCCGTCCCGTCCACGCCGGCGCCGTGCCGGGGTTGCTGGTGACAAACCCGCCCTACGGCGAGCGCCTGGGGGACGCGGAGGCCCTGGCGCACCTCTACCGCCACTTCGGCGACAAACTCAAGGAGCACTTCACCGGCTGGAAGGCCGCCCTGCTCACGGGGAACCCCGACCTGGGCAAGACCATGGGCCTGCGGGCGAAGAAGGTCTACGCCCTGTTCAACGGCCCGATCCCGTGCAAGCTCCTGCTCTTCGACGTGGAGCCGGAGTGGTTCGTGGCGGGCCCGCCGGCGGAGATTGCCCCGGCCCCCGAGGAAGCGACGCCCGCGCCCGACGGGTCAGACAAGTCAGACAAGTCGGACAAGTCGGACAAGTCGGACAAGTCTGACAGGTCCGACAAGTCCGACATTCCCGAAGCCCCCGGCGGGCCGGCCGAGCCTTCCGGCCATGACCCGTCCGTCAGTGCTCGCCCACCGCAGGCCGCGCCCTCGCCCGCCGGCCCCGGGGCGGAGATGTTCGCCAACCGCCTGGTCAAGAACCTCAAGAAGATCGGGAAGTGGGCCCACCGTCACGGGGTCACCTGCTACCGTCTCTACGACGCCGACATGAAGGAGTACGCCTTCGCCCTCGACCGCTACGGGGACTACCTCCACGTCCAGGAGTACGCCCCGCCCGCCACCGTGGACCCCGAGGCCGCCCGCCGGCGCTTGGACGAGGCCCTGTGGGAGATGGTGCGCGTCCTGGGCGTCCCCCCCGAGCGCATCTACGTCAAGGAGCGCCGCCGGCAGAAACCGTTCGACCAGTACCCCAAGCAGGCGTCGGAAGGCCGGCTCCTGGAGGTGGCGGAGGGCGGCAGCCGCTTCCTGGTCAACCTCTCCGACTACGTGGACACGGGCCTGTTCCTGGACCACCGCCCCCTTCGCTTGAGGATCCGCGAGATGGCCCGGGGGAAACGCTTTCTCAATCTCTTCTGCTACACGGCTACGGCCACGGTGCACGCCGCAGCGGGCGGGGCTCGCAACACCACCAGCATCGACCTGTCGGCCACCTACCTCGGCTGGGCGCGAAAAAACCTGGCCCTCAACGGGTTCTCCGAGGCGCTCCACCGGCTGGTCCGCTCGGAGTGCGGCGAGTTCCTGTCCCGGTGCACCCAGTCCTTCGACCTCATCCTGATGGACGTGCCCACCTTCTCCAACTCCAAACGCATGGCGGGGACCCTGGACATCCAGCGGGACCATGCCGGGCTGGTCCGGAAGGCGGCCCGGCTGCTGGCGCCCGGCGGCACGCTGTTCTTCTCCACCCACAACCGCCGCTTCCGCCTGGACGCCGAGGCCCTGGCGGACCTGGCGCCGCGGGACATCACCCGGGAGACCCTGCCCGAGGACTTCGCCCGGGACCCCCAGGTCCACCAGTGCTGGGAGATCCTGCGCCCGGAACCGACTGTCGGGCGGCGTTGA
- a CDS encoding serine hydrolase encodes MTSKRPTVPSDPFPCEEQGRAFGRPRAFRRFLAAGTVFLLGAGTLACGTDPKAQGGVRPAARDTGPVLTYRATGNQVTPARPSPDPFPGRCDPSLLRLRSECACVVDLETGGVLYQKNAGKLSSIASITKLMTAMVVLDAKFPPGEPITITADDVDTLRHSRSHLPVGWCLTREQLVQLALMSSENRAAHAVARAWPGGVNAFVAAMNDKAGSLGLIHTHFEDPTGLYAGNVSTAADLARMLTSAYAYERIREWSTAEGGVFESQTGGRARTFRNSDRLVHGGKYGIELSKTGYIIEAGYCLVTVFRVNGRAVACALLNAPRSSHRFSDTVLVRKWLAGEKLTVAAPKASKKKAPKTPAKGSKKKTKKK; translated from the coding sequence ATGACATCGAAAAGACCAACCGTTCCGAGCGATCCGTTTCCGTGCGAAGAGCAGGGCAGGGCCTTCGGCCGCCCGCGCGCGTTTCGGCGCTTCCTGGCGGCGGGGACCGTCTTTTTGCTCGGCGCCGGCACCCTGGCCTGCGGGACCGACCCCAAGGCCCAGGGCGGCGTCCGGCCCGCGGCCCGGGACACCGGGCCCGTCCTGACCTACCGCGCCACCGGAAACCAGGTCACGCCCGCCCGGCCGTCCCCGGACCCGTTCCCCGGCCGGTGCGACCCCTCGCTCCTCCGGCTGCGTTCCGAGTGCGCCTGCGTCGTGGACCTCGAAACCGGCGGCGTGCTGTACCAGAAGAACGCCGGCAAGCTCTCCTCCATCGCCTCCATCACCAAGCTGATGACCGCCATGGTGGTCCTGGACGCGAAGTTCCCCCCCGGCGAGCCCATCACCATCACGGCGGACGACGTGGACACGCTCCGCCACTCGCGGTCCCACCTGCCCGTGGGGTGGTGCCTCACCCGGGAGCAGCTGGTGCAGTTGGCCCTGATGTCGTCGGAGAACCGCGCCGCCCACGCGGTGGCCCGCGCCTGGCCCGGCGGGGTCAACGCCTTCGTGGCCGCCATGAACGACAAGGCGGGGTCGCTGGGGCTGATCCACACCCACTTCGAGGACCCGACCGGCCTGTACGCGGGGAACGTTTCCACGGCGGCCGACCTGGCCCGGATGCTGACCTCCGCTTACGCCTACGAGCGGATCCGGGAGTGGTCCACGGCCGAAGGCGGTGTCTTCGAATCGCAGACCGGCGGCCGGGCCCGGACCTTCCGGAATTCGGACCGGCTGGTTCACGGGGGGAAGTACGGCATCGAGCTGAGCAAGACGGGCTACATCATCGAGGCGGGATACTGCCTGGTGACGGTGTTCCGGGTGAACGGGCGCGCCGTGGCCTGCGCGCTCCTGAACGCTCCCCGCTCCTCCCACCGCTTCTCCGACACCGTGCTCGTCCGCAAGTGGCTGGCGGGTGAGAAGCTCACCGTCGCCGCGCCCAAGGCCTCGAAGAAAAAGGCCCCGAAGACGCCCGCCAAGGGTTCCAAGAAGAAAACGAAAAAGAAGTAG
- a CDS encoding IPT/TIG domain-containing protein, whose product MKRTMLGILLLTAISAFCLAVKAPVAIDGVFPDSGPPGTSVILKGHGFINGDTNTVWSSNTSQAAPPGRVDFAGALADVRLWQDNMIVVTVPEDAQSGPVRLSLPSGIVLLGNHFEITNEDGESTPLRHDYAFLEKSDNAGTDAIFFSRGFNPYPGYYYRGYRPRYYRSANRWDIARGPRCDGFFDYFMVSGPMMGMYHLYTGMDDVMVFPGDFYGSFQDRRDWYYDNVSSPVPGSNPPDQPRKRHYAFLED is encoded by the coding sequence ATGAAAAGAACCATGCTCGGCATCCTGCTCCTGACGGCCATCAGCGCATTCTGCCTCGCCGTGAAGGCCCCCGTGGCCATCGACGGCGTTTTCCCCGACTCCGGCCCCCCGGGGACCTCGGTGATCCTGAAGGGGCACGGCTTCATCAACGGCGACACGAACACCGTGTGGTCGTCCAACACCAGCCAGGCGGCGCCCCCGGGGAGAGTAGACTTCGCCGGGGCGCTGGCGGACGTCCGCCTCTGGCAGGACAACATGATCGTGGTGACGGTGCCCGAAGACGCCCAGTCCGGGCCGGTCCGCCTCTCGTTGCCCTCGGGCATCGTGCTGCTGGGGAACCACTTCGAGATCACCAACGAGGACGGGGAGAGCACGCCGCTCCGCCACGATTACGCCTTCCTGGAGAAGAGCGACAACGCCGGCACCGACGCGATCTTCTTCAGCCGCGGCTTCAACCCCTACCCGGGTTACTACTACCGGGGATACCGGCCCCGCTACTACCGGTCCGCGAACCGGTGGGACATCGCGCGCGGCCCGCGGTGCGACGGCTTCTTCGACTACTTCATGGTTTCGGGGCCCATGATGGGGATGTACCACCTCTACACGGGGATGGACGACGTCATGGTCTTCCCCGGTGACTTCTACGGCAGCTTCCAGGACCGGCGGGACTGGTACTACGACAACGTCTCGTCCCCCGTCCCCGGCTCGAACCCGCCCGACCAACCCCGGAAGCGGCACTACGCCTTCCTGGAGGACTGA